One window of Mediterraneibacter butyricigenes genomic DNA carries:
- a CDS encoding chloride channel protein, with the protein MIQKTRKEVLVRYINRHTRYNIFNFIKWIVLAVITGLVVGGASSIFAKCIVWASAYRTAHTMIFLFLPLGGVFIVFLYEKYGSQDGGTNQVLATIKSRDSIPLISAPLIFISTLLTHLVGGSAGREGASIQFGGSIGSFLSRLAKLDQEDTHVMIMCGMSAAFAAVFGTPMAAAVFAIEVASVGVMYYSALCPCMIAAIIASKFALQFGVSPETFQVVEIPKLTIVNGLKMGVIAVGCSLLCILFCLMLKYTGLVYGKYMKNPYLRIFVAGCAIILLTALLGTGDYMGAGSNLIERAVEEGQARPLDFFWKMILTALTMRAGYRGGEIVPAFSIGATFGCVLGHALGFSPEIAAAAGMVALFCGVTNCPVTAMLISFELFGFDGVSFYLIAISISYALSGYYSLYKDQTIVYSKYKARYVNHKTS; encoded by the coding sequence ATGATACAAAAGACAAGAAAAGAGGTGCTGGTTCGTTATATAAACCGACACACACGATATAATATCTTTAATTTTATCAAATGGATTGTGTTGGCTGTGATCACAGGACTGGTGGTAGGCGGAGCAAGCAGTATTTTTGCAAAATGTATTGTATGGGCATCTGCATACAGAACTGCTCATACAATGATATTTCTGTTCCTGCCCCTTGGAGGCGTTTTCATTGTTTTCCTTTATGAAAAATATGGAAGCCAGGACGGTGGAACCAATCAGGTGCTGGCAACGATCAAGTCACGGGATTCGATTCCGTTGATTTCTGCTCCACTGATTTTTATATCAACATTACTGACACATCTGGTAGGAGGATCAGCCGGTAGAGAAGGAGCCTCCATTCAATTTGGTGGAAGCATTGGAAGTTTTTTAAGCCGGCTTGCAAAATTAGACCAGGAAGATACCCATGTGATGATCATGTGCGGGATGAGTGCAGCATTTGCAGCGGTATTCGGAACACCGATGGCGGCAGCTGTATTTGCTATAGAGGTGGCAAGCGTAGGGGTCATGTATTATTCCGCATTGTGCCCCTGTATGATTGCGGCCATCATTGCGTCAAAATTTGCATTGCAATTTGGCGTAAGCCCGGAGACATTTCAAGTGGTGGAAATCCCAAAGCTGACCATTGTAAACGGTCTGAAAATGGGTGTGATCGCGGTAGGGTGCAGTCTGCTCTGTATTCTGTTCTGTCTGATGTTAAAATATACCGGACTTGTTTATGGAAAATATATGAAAAATCCTTATCTTCGGATTTTTGTGGCGGGCTGTGCGATTATTTTACTCACAGCGCTTCTTGGAACTGGGGATTATATGGGAGCCGGAAGTAATCTGATCGAACGGGCGGTGGAGGAAGGTCAGGCAAGACCTTTGGACTTTTTCTGGAAAATGATCCTGACGGCACTGACCATGCGTGCCGGATACCGCGGTGGCGAGATTGTACCGGCGTTTAGTATCGGAGCAACCTTCGGGTGCGTTTTGGGACATGCATTGGGATTTTCTCCGGAGATCGCAGCGGCAGCAGGAATGGTGGCGTTGTTCTGTGGAGTGACGAACTGTCCGGTGACGGCAATGTTGATCTCCTTTGAACTGTTTGGCTTTGACGGGGTATCCTTTTATCTGATTGCAATTTCGATCAGTTATGCATTGTCCGGATATTACAGTCTGTATAAAGATCAGACCATCGTGTATTCCAAATATAAAGCCCGTTATGTCAATCATAAGACCAGTTGA
- a CDS encoding AzlD domain-containing protein codes for MNHNIYIYILVMAAVSYLIRMLPLTLIRKEIKNKTIRSFLYYVPYVTLAVMTFPSILSATSSIWSAWAALIVAIVMAWYGRSLLQVAVGACAIVFILEMFL; via the coding sequence ATGAATCATAATATTTATATCTATATTTTAGTGATGGCAGCGGTCAGTTATCTGATCCGTATGCTTCCGCTTACCCTGATTCGAAAAGAGATTAAGAACAAGACGATCCGTTCCTTTTTATATTATGTGCCGTATGTGACCCTGGCGGTCATGACGTTTCCGTCTATTTTGTCGGCGACCAGCAGTATCTGGTCTGCATGGGCAGCTTTGATCGTGGCAATCGTGATGGCGTGGTACGGACGGAGTCTGTTGCAGGTGGCAGTAGGCGCCTGTGCGATCGTGTTTATTCTGGAAATGTTTTTATAA
- a CDS encoding flavin reductase family protein, with the protein MSRKEFGAKPFSFPQPVFIIASYDEDGTPCAMNAAWCGISGHTKVTMSLSPGHKTVKSILKKKAFTISMADAAHVVECDYFGIASGNTVKDKIKEAGMTVVKSEKVDAPIIQELAVCMECKLISYDDQTHLMKAEIVNVSVDESAMTDGQVDVSKVAPITFDPFNNTYHVIGEKVGDAWGSGKKLTEK; encoded by the coding sequence ATGAGCAGAAAAGAGTTTGGAGCAAAACCATTTTCCTTTCCGCAGCCGGTCTTTATCATTGCATCTTATGATGAAGACGGAACTCCTTGCGCAATGAATGCGGCATGGTGCGGAATCAGCGGACACACAAAGGTGACCATGAGTCTTTCACCGGGACACAAAACGGTGAAAAGTATATTGAAGAAAAAAGCATTTACCATCAGTATGGCAGATGCAGCGCATGTGGTAGAATGCGATTATTTTGGAATCGCTTCCGGAAATACGGTAAAGGACAAGATTAAAGAAGCCGGAATGACCGTAGTAAAGAGCGAAAAGGTGGATGCACCGATCATTCAGGAACTGGCAGTCTGCATGGAGTGCAAGCTGATTTCTTATGATGATCAGACACATCTTATGAAAGCAGAGATTGTCAATGTCAGCGTGGATGAATCTGCCATGACAGACGGACAGGTAGACGTAAGCAAAGTTGCACCGATTACGTTTGATCCGTTCAACAATACCTATCATGTGATCGGAGAAAAAGTAGGGGATGCCTGGGGATCTGGTAAGAAGTTGACAGAGAAATAG
- a CDS encoding AzlC family ABC transporter permease: protein MRETKRTWFAKGMKDGIPIALGYFAVAFTLGIAAKNAGFTPFQSFLISFTNNASAGEFAGITLVAAGAGYLEVAIMELITNARYLLMSCALSQKLSPETSMIHRLLISYDVTDELFGICISVPGKLSPYYAFGAYMMALPGWSLGSAMGTLMGSVLPANVVSALSVGLYGMFLAVIIPPARKSKILAGVVLISMIASFGFTKLPWIRSLSAGTRTILLTLLIAGGAAVLFPVEDEETPKEQESDGERKGAGNES from the coding sequence ATGAGAGAAACAAAGAGAACATGGTTTGCCAAGGGTATGAAGGATGGAATTCCCATAGCCCTTGGCTATTTTGCGGTCGCATTTACACTTGGAATTGCGGCGAAGAATGCAGGATTTACGCCGTTTCAGTCGTTTTTGATCAGTTTTACCAACAATGCATCAGCAGGAGAGTTTGCGGGAATTACGCTGGTGGCAGCGGGAGCCGGTTATCTGGAAGTGGCGATCATGGAGTTGATTACCAATGCCAGATATCTGTTGATGTCCTGTGCACTGAGTCAGAAACTTTCGCCGGAGACTTCCATGATTCACCGACTGCTGATCAGCTATGATGTGACGGATGAATTGTTTGGAATCTGTATTTCGGTTCCGGGGAAATTAAGCCCTTACTATGCATTTGGAGCCTATATGATGGCGTTGCCGGGCTGGTCTTTGGGCAGTGCGATGGGAACGCTGATGGGAAGCGTTCTTCCGGCAAATGTGGTGAGTGCGTTAAGCGTGGGACTTTACGGAATGTTTTTGGCAGTGATTATTCCACCGGCACGAAAGAGTAAGATTTTAGCCGGGGTCGTACTGATTTCTATGATTGCCAGTTTTGGATTTACAAAATTACCCTGGATCAGAAGTCTGTCTGCGGGAACAAGAACTATCCTGCTGACGCTTCTGATTGCAGGAGGAGCAGCGGTACTGTTTCCGGTGGAGGACGAAGAGACACCGAAGGAACAGGAGTCAGACGGAGAGCGGAAAGGAGCCGGAAATGAATCATAA
- a CDS encoding NUDIX hydrolase, translating into MFEQLKNRVPERIGSENIKQFAVMIPLIRKEDGFHILFEVRSSKLAHQPGEICFPGGKQEGEESPLETAVRETKEELLLNEENIRVYGALDYVLTGSNRRIDACLGELLHYQGQYSESEVASVFMVPLSFFWKQKPERYQNEMRIHLTEDFPLEKIPNGKDYPWTKGNHEVLFYEYEGYIIWGLTAKLLYYNLPLICGEKI; encoded by the coding sequence ATGTTTGAACAGTTAAAAAACAGAGTGCCGGAAAGAATCGGCTCGGAAAATATCAAACAGTTTGCGGTGATGATCCCGTTGATCCGAAAAGAGGACGGATTTCATATTTTGTTTGAAGTGCGTTCTTCCAAACTTGCTCATCAGCCCGGGGAGATCTGTTTCCCAGGAGGAAAGCAGGAAGGGGAAGAATCTCCGTTGGAAACAGCGGTACGGGAGACGAAAGAAGAATTACTTTTAAACGAGGAAAATATCAGAGTCTATGGAGCATTGGATTATGTTTTGACGGGATCAAACCGGAGAATTGATGCCTGTTTGGGAGAACTGCTTCATTATCAGGGGCAATACAGTGAATCTGAGGTGGCATCTGTATTCATGGTTCCCCTTTCTTTTTTCTGGAAACAAAAGCCGGAGCGATATCAAAATGAAATGCGGATTCATCTGACAGAGGATTTTCCGCTGGAAAAAATCCCAAACGGAAAGGATTATCCGTGGACAAAAGGAAATCACGAAGTGCTGTTTTATGAATATGAGGGATATATTATCTGGGGACTGACGGCGAAGCTTCTGTATTATAATCTGCCTTTGATCTGCGGTGAGAAGATTTGA
- a CDS encoding ribokinase, which translates to MKLLVFGSLNIDNTYDVDHTVKQGETISSLALNTYCGGKGLNQAIAVSKAGADTYHAGCIGTDGNDLVQILKDAGVHTELIKVDPSVRSGHTIIQRDKDGDNCIILYGGANQAITKDYVDKVLTHFEAGDFLILQNEINELAYIVEKAAERGLQVVLNPSPMNEIITGLDLSKVSYLILNEIEASQILDVAEDTDPDQLLDGLMEKFPSMKIVLTLGKKGSVYCDQTKRLAQSSFSVPVVDTTGAGDTFLGYFIASITSGMEVAAALERASKAAAIAVGSAGAAQAIPTADAVERF; encoded by the coding sequence ATGAAACTTTTAGTTTTCGGATCTTTAAACATCGACAATACCTATGACGTAGATCACACCGTAAAACAGGGCGAAACCATTTCTTCCCTGGCTTTAAATACGTACTGTGGAGGGAAAGGCCTGAATCAGGCGATCGCAGTCTCCAAAGCCGGTGCTGACACCTACCATGCCGGATGCATCGGAACTGACGGCAACGATCTGGTTCAGATTCTTAAAGACGCCGGCGTTCACACCGAACTGATTAAAGTAGATCCTTCCGTCAGAAGCGGACATACCATTATCCAGCGCGACAAAGACGGAGACAATTGTATTATTTTATACGGCGGTGCCAATCAGGCGATCACCAAAGACTATGTAGACAAAGTTCTGACTCATTTTGAAGCCGGAGATTTCCTGATTCTGCAAAATGAAATCAATGAACTTGCCTATATCGTAGAAAAAGCGGCTGAACGCGGACTTCAGGTTGTCCTGAATCCGTCTCCTATGAACGAAATTATCACCGGCCTGGATCTTTCAAAAGTATCCTATCTGATCCTCAACGAGATCGAAGCTTCTCAGATCTTGGATGTGGCAGAAGATACCGATCCGGATCAGCTTTTAGACGGGCTGATGGAAAAATTCCCGTCAATGAAGATCGTACTGACTCTTGGAAAAAAAGGCTCCGTTTACTGTGACCAGACCAAACGTCTTGCTCAGAGCAGCTTCTCTGTTCCGGTTGTAGATACTACCGGCGCCGGAGATACTTTCCTCGGTTATTTTATCGCTTCCATTACTTCCGGAATGGAAGTCGCTGCCGCATTGGAACGAGCATCCAAAGCTGCTGCCATCGCCGTAGGAAGTGCCGGAGCAGCACAGGCCATCCCGACTGCGGATGCCGTCGAGCGATTCTGA
- a CDS encoding helix-turn-helix domain-containing protein, with amino-acid sequence MKENLTPGKQIERLCREQGISQKMLAERIGVSPSQISRIIREETKSVSSEMLMGLAEVFQVSTDEILGMKPNQKDRKEKETYLPMMLMNTAFEPGKCREFMDSTEDPDIRNMVYAEYAYFSGQHEKAVKLAGKYLTNPNPLMALSACLIYSFANLTLNHISQARQGLDMIAGSLKSYEKNRSGDRKQEALLVFMSAASRVLLHLPAEEMPQLSDYIGELPEGMRLWGCYVMAHEAYLNQQYEKSLGIVQACLALTGKIYPIAEIYLRLVAAMDAMSLRDQELARTYFMEAWELARPDDLIEGIGEHHGLLQGLIETCMKEAYPEDYRRIIEITYRFSYGWRRIHNPDTNEEVADNLTTTEFTIAMLASRGWTNGEIAEYMKMTERTVKQHLTATFNKLNINNRKQLVDYMLR; translated from the coding sequence ATGAAAGAAAATTTAACGCCGGGAAAACAAATCGAGAGACTGTGTAGGGAACAGGGGATCAGCCAGAAAATGCTGGCAGAAAGAATCGGAGTTTCTCCGTCGCAGATCAGCAGGATCATAAGAGAAGAAACGAAGAGTGTCAGCAGCGAAATGTTAATGGGACTGGCAGAAGTATTTCAGGTGTCAACCGATGAGATCCTTGGGATGAAACCAAATCAGAAAGATCGGAAAGAAAAGGAAACCTATCTTCCTATGATGTTGATGAATACGGCGTTTGAACCGGGAAAATGCAGAGAATTTATGGATTCGACAGAAGATCCGGATATTCGGAATATGGTGTATGCGGAGTATGCATATTTCAGCGGCCAGCACGAAAAGGCTGTAAAACTGGCGGGGAAATATCTGACGAATCCCAACCCATTGATGGCATTGTCGGCCTGTCTGATTTATTCTTTCGCAAATCTGACGTTGAATCATATTTCACAGGCAAGACAGGGATTAGACATGATTGCAGGAAGCCTGAAGTCTTATGAAAAGAATCGGAGTGGAGATCGAAAACAGGAGGCTCTGCTGGTGTTTATGTCGGCGGCGTCCCGAGTCCTGTTACATTTGCCGGCAGAAGAGATGCCACAGCTATCAGACTATATCGGGGAACTTCCGGAAGGGATGAGACTCTGGGGCTGTTATGTCATGGCGCATGAGGCTTATCTGAATCAGCAATACGAGAAATCTCTGGGAATCGTACAGGCTTGTCTGGCGCTTACCGGGAAAATTTATCCGATCGCAGAGATTTATTTAAGACTGGTGGCGGCCATGGATGCGATGAGTCTTCGGGATCAGGAACTGGCACGAACCTATTTTATGGAAGCATGGGAGCTGGCGCGTCCGGATGACCTGATCGAAGGAATCGGGGAACATCACGGACTGTTGCAGGGACTGATTGAAACGTGTATGAAAGAAGCGTATCCGGAAGATTACCGGCGGATCATCGAGATTACCTATCGGTTTAGCTATGGATGGCGGAGGATCCACAATCCGGACACCAATGAAGAAGTGGCAGATAATCTGACGACCACAGAATTTACCATTGCCATGCTGGCAAGCAGAGGATGGACTAACGGGGAGATCGCGGAATATATGAAGATGACGGAGCGGACAGTGAAACAGCACCTGACCGCGACGTTTAATAAGCTGAATATCAACAATCGAAAACAACTGGTAGATTATATGCTGCGGTAA